The window AGAAAACGCAAAAAAAAGTATAAGGTAAAAGGAAAATAATGGAAGGCGATATAACCTGTTTGGTGGTAACCACTAACAGTAAATGAAGATAAAAGTACAACAAAGAAAAGGAAATAAGAATATCTCCTTAATTCCGGGAAAACCCTGTTAAAAAACAGGAGAATACCGAAAGCAATTGTGAATGTTCTGAAGAAGACGTAAAGCTCATACTGGTAAAACAGGTTATTTATGTGAAGCAGCCTGCCAAAGTATGCACAAAAGATAGTGATAGGATCAATAAGTGATAATTGGCTTAAGAGTTGGAAAAATATTTCACCGGCATGAGAGTAGGGATTCCACAAAGGGACAAAACCATTATAAAGCGACTCTATACAATAATGATAGAGAGGGTGCCAGTAAAAGGCGTCATGCCCAAAGACAAACTGTTTGGATATTATTGGCCAAACTGAAAAAAACCATGTGATAAGACCGACGGCAAACCATGTCAGCCAATGGGAAATAATTATTTTATAGCTTTTCATGGCAACTTAAGAATGAACAGCATCATTCAGTTTCTCCTTTTTGCGCAACAAGAACCATTTCGTTAGTTGGAGACTTAATGCTTAAATCAGGGAATAGTTTGTAAATTAAACTGGATAACGGTTTCACAGAGGACAAAAATGGGAGATTTGACAATACTTGAAAAATCTCAAAAACATAATAATGACTAAAATACGACTGGTTAATCAACGTCTTAAAACCCATTCTCTTAAGCAGAACTGGTAGATTATGATGATTAAAATAATAAAAATGTTCCGGAGGTTTGATTAAATAAAAAGGAATTGATGATTTTGTATCCAAGGTCGTTATCATGAGTAGACCTTCAGGTTTTAAGATTCTATTGATTTCAACAAGCATCTCTCTCGGATTAATTACATGCTCAATGGTTCCAAGAAGGAAAACAATATCGAAATAGTTATTCTCGAAATGAAACTGGTCATGTTTTTCCTGAAAGAAGATGTTCTTCAGCCCTAGATTTTCAGTCGCATACTGTATTGCCCACTCACTAAATTCTACACCATAAACATCACACTTCTTCAACTTTTTTATCTCATCAATATAAAACCCGCATGCACAACCAATGTCTAGGACCCGTAAAAAATCAATCTTTTTTACTTTACTGATAATATCAATATTGTTTCTGGAATTTTTTCGATAGTTCTTTTCATTGCCAACATAATTTTTGAATCCAGTCCTTTTTACATAAAAATTTGTATAATAGTTGCTGCTATAAAATGACTTCAATTTTTTCTCATTGATAGCATCCCCTACCCAGATCAATTTGCATGTTTTACATTTATACACGGAGAAACCATGTACTTTTTTAAAAAAGAAGATCTTTCCAGAGTTACATACATAACACTGGGTTATTCTTTCTTTATTATCAATAAGATGAGAATAATCGGTATTTTCAGATTCCTTGGTCATGCAATACACCTGAACGTGAAACTCAGTGAAAACGGGAATTCTTTCATGGGAAACGAAAGTCTAGTTTGCATTTGGATTGGATTTACGTATAGAAAATTTAGCAAACGGTATTACATCCTCATAACACTGTTTATAGTGCCATGAGATCATCAGGTATCCATTATCGCTAAAAAATAATTGTGGAAGAGTTCAGATGATAAAGGGTGCATACGGGGCCTCAGAAAAACCTGTCCATTCTATATACTAAAACCGATTTGGTTTTCGGTTTTACCGGAAACCAATATGAGATGAGTATACAATAAAAGAACCACAATCAGGTTTTAACAGATTGTGGCAACTATTCCTTTTTAGCATGAACATTTAGGGAATCAAAGGAATTAGTAATCCACATATAAAATAATAACGGTGAAGCGATGATTCTACTGACAATGTCAGCAAAGTAAATTTTAGCATACCCGGTGGAAACCATAGATTTTGAGAGGGTGCCAATTCTTTGCCTGCAAGCAACTGCAAAAAATGTTCGGACAATATCTGCCGGGAGTGCACCTGCAGTTGAAACAATCTCGGTACGAACCGAGCAATTTTCAAAACCCGCTTTCTTTAACATATACGTCATCGACTGTTTCGTAAAATAGTGAATATGACTTGGGGGAAGAATCCAGTACCATCTTTCTTTTGACAGACTCCCAAAAAAACCTTTATAATTTGGAACAGAAAGAAAGACCTCGCCTCCTTTTACTATGTTTTTATAGATTTTCGATACTATTTTGAGAGGATCTTTACAATGCTCCAAAGAATGGTAGCAATAGACAAAGTCAAAAGGCGCGTTAGGATACTCCTCCATTTCTCCTGCATCTCCAGCATAAAGATTTATTCCCAACCTTTTTCTTCCTTCATCAACTATTTGTTGTGAAATATCTATC is drawn from Candidatus Scalindua sp. and contains these coding sequences:
- a CDS encoding class I SAM-dependent methyltransferase; this translates as MTKESENTDYSHLIDNKERITQCYVCNSGKIFFFKKVHGFSVYKCKTCKLIWVGDAINEKKLKSFYSSNYYTNFYVKRTGFKNYVGNEKNYRKNSRNNIDIISKVKKIDFLRVLDIGCACGFYIDEIKKLKKCDVYGVEFSEWAIQYATENLGLKNIFFQEKHDQFHFENNYFDIVFLLGTIEHVINPREMLVEINRILKPEGLLMITTLDTKSSIPFYLIKPPEHFYYFNHHNLPVLLKRMGFKTLINQSYFSHYYVFEIFQVLSNLPFLSSVKPLSSLIYKLFPDLSIKSPTNEMVLVAQKGETE
- a CDS encoding class I SAM-dependent methyltransferase, which codes for MKRECSVCEGDLEERELSYDGYDIYRCGTCSHRQLYPIPSDEDIHKYYSQQSDTIGNANAFRNIEDYLGGKDTFHQFYLRRLKQIFKFKSLQSSSLKFLEVGSGPGCFLALLRDFYEFTNLTGIDISQQIVDEGRKRLGINLYAGDAGEMEEYPNAPFDFVYCYHSLEHCKDPLKIVSKIYKNIVKGGEVFLSVPNYKGFFGSLSKERWYWILPPSHIHYFTKQSMTYMLKKAGFENCSVRTEIVSTAGALPADIVRTFFAVACRQRIGTLSKSMVSTGYAKIYFADIVSRIIASPLLFYMWITNSFDSLNVHAKKE